In Verrucomicrobiota bacterium, the genomic window GCCCAAGCCGCCGAGATAAATAATCCGCTGCACGCCCGCTGCGGCGGCAGCACTGGCGAAATTGTCCGCGGCGAGCCGGTCCTGCTCCTCAAAGTCGCCCGTCGTCCGCATGGAATGAACCAGATAATATGCCGCCTCGGCACCCTGCATGGCGGCGGACAACGAAGCGGCATCCAGCACATCACCAGCAACGACCTCCACGCCCGCCGGCACGCGCGACGACAGGCGGTCTGGCTGCCGCGCCAAGCACCGCACACGACAGCCGTCCTGCACCAGGAGCGGCAACAATCGGCCGCCGACATAGCCCGTTGCTCCGGTGACAAGAATGAGTTTGTCAGCGGGCATTCCGTGCTCCTTTCCCATGGAGGTCGTCAATGAGTCGCGCCACCGCCAGCTCCTTGGCCTTGGCCTCGACCTCCACCGTCAGCGGCCAGCCCAACCACTCATCCGGGAAATCAGCGACGTTGATGTAGTCATGGTGCCGCTGCGGCTTCGGCCCGTTCCAGCCTTCGATCGGGCTGGAAATATGAAACAGCGGTTCTGACTTCCACGTTTTCCGCGCCCGCTTCGTGGTCTCGGCCACGCTCAATCCGTCAGACAGACAGCGATGGTGATGCACGTCGTAGACCAGCGGCACGCCGGTGTCGGCGCAAACGGGCAGGAGGTCGGAAGGCGTGTAAACCTTGTCGTCATTCTCCAGCGTGAGCCGCGATCGCACCGGCACAGGCAGGCGTTCAATGTTCTTCCGCAGAGCCCCAAGCGCGGCGGTCTTGTCGCCATACGCGCCGCCGCCGTGGATGTTGATCGTGTCCGCCCCAACCCACTCAGCGACCTCGGCCTGGTAATCCAGTTCCTCCAGCGAATGCGCGAGCGTTTTGGGATTCGGGGAATTGAGCACCACGAATTGATCGGGATGAAATGAGAGTCGCAGAGCATTGGCACGGGCGAACTTACCGCATTCCTTGAAACGCTCCACGATGCCCGCGCCGCCCGGCAATTCGCTCATTGTGTAGCCCGCCGTGGGGTGCGTCTTCACGGGCAGAATCTGGCTGTTCACCCGGAACGCGGCGATGCCGTGCGCCGCGCAAAATCTCAGCGCAGCGAGCAACGCGTCAGCATTGGCCAGGCACAGATCCGCCAGCCGCGCCAGCCTCTGTTTCCTGGTCAGGCGGAGCATCGCCGTTGCCGTGGTCGTGCGGAACTTGATCGGCTCAACGGCGAACAGGCAGCACAATCCCAGACGCAGCCCGCCCGTCGCGGGTGGATTTCTTGGCACGGAAATGGATGGTCGTGCGTTCACAATGCTCCGGTGAAGGCTTGGTGCAGGAGCGACTTTTTCAACGCCGCCAGCGCCGCCTGCTTTTGCTCGTAGCGCCACGTCAGCCGTTGGGTGTCGGCGGGGCTCATAGCTCCGAAATGATTGGCTTCCCAAATTCAAATAACGGTCCCTCGCACAAGGCTGCCGACACTTTCGCCGCCGTGGAGGGTTGGCGTCTGTTTAGTCCCTTGATTGCGTTGAATGCGGGAATCGGTTTAACGGGCATTTGGACGACCGTAAAGCCGATGCGAACTGGATTTCCGAGCAGCGAACTCAGGTGTCGGAGATCGGAAACGTATTGGATAGTCGTGGC contains:
- the uvsE gene encoding UV DNA damage repair endonuclease UvsE, whose translation is MPRNPPATGGLRLGLCCLFAVEPIKFRTTTATAMLRLTRKQRLARLADLCLANADALLAALRFCAAHGIAAFRVNSQILPVKTHPTAGYTMSELPGGAGIVERFKECGKFARANALRLSFHPDQFVVLNSPNPKTLAHSLEELDYQAEVAEWVGADTINIHGGGAYGDKTAALGALRKNIERLPVPVRSRLTLENDDKVYTPSDLLPVCADTGVPLVYDVHHHRCLSDGLSVAETTKRARKTWKSEPLFHISSPIEGWNGPKPQRHHDYINVADFPDEWLGWPLTVEVEAKAKELAVARLIDDLHGKGARNAR